ACGTGGGGGGCAGGTCGTGGATAACGTCGTACGCACCATGACCGACATTGCCGACAGCTCGCGGCAAATTGCGGATATTACCGGCGTCATTGACAGCATCGCCTTCCAGACCAATATTCTGGCGCTGAACGCGGCAGTCGAGGCCGCACGCGCGGGCGAACAGGGTCGGGGTTTTGCCGTGGTCGCGGGCGAAGTTCGCACCTTAGCCAGCCGCAGTGCGCAGGCGGCAAAAGAGATCAAAGGGCTTATCGAGAACTCGGTCAACCGGGTAAACACCGGTTCAGACCAGGTGAGCGAGGCCGGTGCGACCATGAAAGAGATCGTCGCGGCGGTCACCCGCGTGACCGATATCATGGGCGAGATTTCATCCGCCTCTGACGAGCAAAGCCGCGGTATTGAGCAGGTAAGCCTGGCGGTGTCGCAGATGGATAGCGTGACACAGCAAAACGCCGCGCTGGTGCAGGAGTCCGCCACCGCAGCCGCCGCGCTGGAAGATCAGTCCGGGCAGTTACGTCAGGCCGTGGCAGCTTTTCGCCTGAACGTGCAGGAGACGGTTGCCCCACGTCCGACCGGGGTGAAAACACCTCAGCTGTTGCGCCCGGCGACGGCCACGGCAAATGCCGCAGACGCCAACTGGGAAACCTTCTGACATATGCGCTCGCAGACACAATAATGCCAATGAACCGGGGCGTGTTGCGCCAGCATGCCCCGCTCCGAGCCCTGCGCTAGCGGCTACGCTTGGCGTGACGTTCCCAGTTTTCGTGCTTCGCCTCATCGGATTTGCGCAGCGAGACGTAACACGCCCCGCTGCCGCCGTGGTGCGGTTGCGCTTCACAGAATGCCTGCACGTCGTCGAATTCGGTCAACCAGCGCGCCAGATAGCTGCGCACCACGTTGGGATGGGCGTTTTGCTCGCGCCCCTTACCGTGGATGATAATCAGATTACGCAAGCCATCGCGACCGGCCTGGCGAATAAAGGAATAGAGCATCTGGCGGCAGCGTTCGACGGGCTGGCGCAGCAGGGTCAGGCTGGCCTGACGGGAGTATTTCCCCGCACGCAGTTTCTCAATCACGCCCTGCTGGACCCCATCGCGCTTAAACGCCAGCGGCTCCTCAAGCGGAAGCAGTTCCAGGAACCCAAGCGTCAGAAATTTATCCAGCTGCTCGGTATCAATATCCTGACGCTCCCGCGTGTTGCGGTTGGCCTGCCAGTGTATGTCCGCACAGCGTTTCAGGGGCTGGACATCTTCCATGGCGTCTAAGAAAAGGGATTTATCTTCAGGATTCATGGAAATTCTCCGGCTGCATCTGAACATCTACTATACCTGCGCCAGTCGCGGGCCTCAATCTTCCGCTTTTGGCGAGTTTCACCGATCCTTCATCGGGCAAATATAATTTTAGTGAATATATTAAATAACCATTCACTAAATAATTTAAGTAAACTTAACTAAAATTTCAGCGCTAATAAAATGATAAATTTAAGTTAAAAAATCGTGAAATCAATCACTACTCTCTCTATCTTTTTAGCGGAAAACTGTTATAACTGATCAGACCTGCCGAAGGAATAAAACATGCGGGACTTGCGAATGGACGCACTGCTGTGTGTACTATAGGGTCTGTCTGATGTCGGACAGGCTCTGTTTTTTTACTTATTTTATTTCGACACTCTTTATTGGCTTTTTATAGCGCTATGCGGGGCTCTGCCTGGCACCCGCGCAGTTAGGGTTTCGTGTCATAAGAATCGCGACAAATGAAAATGATTCGCAAATAATACCGATACGCATTATTCTTAGCGCGTTAAATACATTTTCCGCATTATGACAAATAACCTCCCCCTTGCTCGCTTATAAGCAAATGCATATTACGCAATCGTCTTCTGAAGCCGGATATCCTTTCCGATAAACGCCTGCTTATACATTAACTCGCTCTGCCTCATATTAATCAGCAATCGTGCTGACATGGGGTAATTGATGACTGCCCGTCAGGCAGAGTACCTCCAATTCGCTGGCCTCATCATGACGGCGTATCTTTTTAGGGGTATGGCTGGTGAGGCAACTGGCATGGTATCTTGTCGTCCTGCCGCCTGGACCGCATACGGACGAAGGACTGAAGATGCTGAGATTACTCGAAGATAAAATTGCGACGCCCCTCGGGCCGCTGTGGGTGATTACGGATGAGCAATACCATCTGCGCGCCGTTGAATGGGAAGAGCACAGCGACCGTATGGAAGCGTTGCTTAACATCCATTACCGCGCGCAGGGTTATGAGCGTGTATCTGCCACCAACCCGGGTGGCCTCAGCGATAAACTTACTGCCTGGTTCGAAGGCGAACTCGACATCATCAACGACCTGCCTACCGCCACGGGCGGAACGCCCTTCCAGCGCGAAGTCTGGCAGGCGCTGCGGACTATTCCCTGCGGGCAGGTTATGCACTACGGCCAACTCGCGGAGCAGCTCGGTCGGGCGGGCGCAGCACGCGCGGTGGGTGCCGCTAACGGCTCGAATCCTGTCAGTATTGTGGTTCCCTGCCATCGCGTCATCGGACGCAACGGCACCATGACGGGCTATGCCGGTGGCGTGCAGCGTAAGGAGTGGTTACTGCGTCACGAAGGGTATCTTTTGCTGTAGAAACCAGGCTTTTAGTGCTTAATTTTCTTCCGGTTAGGCTAAAAATCCATAATCAAGCTGTGGAATTTCAAGAAGATGGCAACACGTTGGCGTCTCTTGTGCTTATTGGTCGTTTGCCAGGCTTACGTACTTACCAAAAAGATGTTAAAATTGACCAATATCAATTAAGGCTTGAGCAAACCTATGATCCCGGAAAAGCGAATTATACGACGCATTCAGTCTGGCGGTTGTGCTATCCATTGCCAGGATTGCAGCATCAGCCAGCTCTGTATCCCGTTTACTCTGAATGAGCATGAACTCGATCAGCTTGATAATATCATCGAGCGCAAAAAGCCGATTCAGAAAGGGCAGACGCTGTTTAAAGCGGGAGACGAACTGAAATCGCTCTATGCTATCCGCTCTGGCACCATTAAAAGCTACACCATCACCGAGCAAGGCGATGAGCAGATCACCGGCTTCCATCTGGCGGGCGACCTGGTAGGCTTTGATGCCATCGGTACTGGCCACCACCCGAGCTTTGCTCAGGCGCTGGAAACCTCTATGGTTTGCGAAATCCCGTTCGAAACGCTGGACGACCTGTCCGGGAAGATGCCTAACCTGCGCCAGCAGATGATGCGTCTGATGAGCGGTGAGATCAAAGGCGACCAGGATATGATCCTGCTGCTTTCTAAAAAGAATGCAGAAGAGCGCCTGGCTGCGTTTATCTATAACCTCTCCCGTCGTTTCGCAGAACGTGGCTTCTCCCCACGCGAATTCCGTCTGACGATGACGCGCGGCGATATCGGTAACTACCTCGGTCTGACCGTTGAAACCATCAGCCGCCTGCTGGGTCGTTTCCAGAAAAGCGGCATGCTGGCGGTAAAAGGTAAATATATCACCATCGAAAACGGTGAAGCGCTGGCGGTCCTCGCCGGACACGCCCGCAACGTGGCGTAACCGCTTCGCACGACGCCTGCCAGATCGATAAATCTTCGTAATTATTGATCTGGCAAAACTCTCCCCCCTGTTTCATTCAACATATATAGGTTACTCTTTTAATTACAGACTGTGGTGACAGTTGTAAGGAGACCTGTATGGCAAAGTATCAAAACATGCTGGTGGCCATCGATCCTAACCAGGACGATCAACCCGCTTTACGGCGTGCTGTGTATTTACATCAACGGATTGGCGGCAAAATTAAAGCGTTTTTGCCGATCTACGACTTCTCGTATGAGATGACCACCCTTCTGTCCCCTGACGAGCGTACCGCGATGCGTCAGGGCGTGATCGGCCAGCGTACCGCGTGGATCCGTGAACAGGCAAAATATTACCTGGACGCGGGCGTTCCCATCGACATCAAAGTGGTCTGGCACAACCGTCCCTTCGAAGCCATTATCCAGGAAGTGATCGCCGGTGGGCACGATCTCCTGCTGAAAATGACGCACCAGCACGACAAACTCGAATCTGTGATCTTTACCCCTACCGACTGGCACCTGCTGCGTAAATGCCCTTGCCCGGTATGGATGGTGAAGGACCAGCCGTGGCCGGAAGGCGGAAAAGCTGTCGTGGCGGTCAACCTGGCAAGCGAAGAGGATTATCATAATTCCCTTAACGAGAAGCTGGTAAAAGAGACGCTTCACCTCGCCGAACAGGTCAACCATACCGAGGTACACCTGGTAGGCGCGTATCCCGTCACGCCGATCAATATTGCCATCGAGCTGCCTGAATTTGATCCCAGCGTCTATAACGACGCGATCCGCGGTCAGCATCTGCTGGCGATGAAAGCGTTGCGTCAGAAATTCAGCATCGATGAGAAAATGACCCACGTTGAAAAAGGGTTGCCTGAAGAGGTTATTCCTGACCTTGCCGAGCATCTGCAGGCCGGGATTGTGGTGCTGGGGACCATTGGCCGCACCGGTATTTCTGCCGCCTTCCTGGGCAATACCGCCGAACAGGTGATCGACCATCTGCGCTGTGACCTGCTGGTCATTAAACCGGATGAGTATCAGACCCCGGTTGAACTGGACGATGAAGAAGACGATTGACCCCTAAATAAAAGCCCGCCGGTAAAGGCGGGCTTTTTTCATTACGCTTCGCTCAACCGTTGCGCAGGTGCCTCGTCTACGGCATCCATCCAGGGCGCGTGGAGAACCATGCTCGGCAGCGCCAGCTCGATCTCCTGCTGGTTCAGCCCCTCCAGAATACGGATATTAATCTCCTGCTGAATATCCATGTATTTGTTGTAATCCGCTGTATCAACGATATGAACCACCTCAAAGGTCAGGCGATCGCGATCGAAGCCCAGGAAATGGGCGCGGTCAAACTTCGTCTCACCGACGTCAGTAATAATCTGTTTGACCATCTCACCGACAGAACGCAGTTTGTCCGGCGCCGTATCGCTGGCGACACCGAAGGTAAAGACGATTCGCCGAGTTTGCATACGCTTATAGTTATGCAGCGTCTGTTGCAGCAGGATGGCGTTTCCGCAGACAATCTGCTCCCCGCTCAGGCTGCGGATACGGGTGGTTTTCAGACCAATGTGCTCAACCGTCCCCGCAACATCGTTGAACACCACAAAATCGCCAATTTCGAAGGGTTTATCAAAACCGATAGACAGTGAGGCAAAGACATCGCTCAGGATTGTCTGCACCGCGAGGGCGATGGCAATACCCCCTACCCCAAGGCTGGCAACCAGAGCAGTGATGTTGACGCCCGCGTTAGCAAGAATAGACAGCAGCATCACTGACCAGACAATGGCACGGAGGATAAGCCCCGTGATCACCAGCGTCACCGGATTTTTATGGCTTCCCGGCGCCAGCATGACGTGATGAAGCCACGACACCACCCCCTGATCCATCCAAAGCGCCACCTGGATCGCGAAGACCAGGAACCAGGCGTGGCTCACGGTGCCAAAGAGATGGTCGGGTAAGTCGATAAAACGCAGGCTGAACAACAGCGCCACGATAAACAGCAGGATACGGCTGGTGCGGTTAAGCATGTCCGTCAGGATAAAGCGCATCCGATTGGTGGTGGGGTGCTTGTCGCCCCAGGTGGTAATCCCTTTTTTAACGAAGGCGATCAGGCGCGTCAGCAGCCAGTACACCAGCAGCGTCACAAAGACCACCGTGGCAACGCCTATCCAGAAAGACGGCGTCATCATCAGCTCGATGATGTCGAAGCGGGACAAAAATCGCATTACACCTCCTCATATTACACAAAGGGTAAAGTATAGACAGAGGAGAAAAGCTGGCCGCAGAAATAAGAAAACCGCCCCTGAGGGCGGTTTGTCAGGATGAAGCAGAATTACAGCGCTTTCAGAATCGCATCCACGCTGGCCTTGGCGTCGCCAAACAGCATATGGGTGTTCTCCTTGAAGAACAGCGGGTTCTGTACACCAGCATAGCCGGTGTTCATTGAGCGTTTAAAGACAATGACATTCTGTGCCTTCCACACTTCCAGAACCGGCATACCGGCAATCGGACTACGCGGATCGTCCTGCGCTGCCGGGTTTACGGTGTCGTTAGCGCCAATTACCAGCACGGTGTCGGTATCGGCGAAATCATCGTTGATTTCATCCATCTCCAGCACGATGTCATAAGGCACCTTGGCTTCCGCCAGCAGCACGTTCATGTGGCCCGGCAGACGCCCGGCGACCGGGTGAATACCAAAGCGAACCTTGATCCCACGCGCGCGCAGCCTCTCGGTGATTTCCGCCACCGGGTACTGTGCCTGTGCAACCGCCATGCCGTAGCCCGGGGTGATGATCACCGAATGGGCGTTTTTCAGCATCTCTGCGGTGTCTTCTGCGGAAATCTCGCGGTGCTCGCCCACTTCTTCATCAGAACCGGTAGAAGAACCGTCAGTACCAAAGCCACCCGCGATGACGCTGATAAACGAGCGGTTCATCGCTTTACACATGATGTAGGACAGGATCGCACCGGAAGAACCCACCAGCGCACCGGTGACGATCAGCAGGTCGTTGCTTAACATAAAGCCCGCCGCTGCCGCTGCCCAGCCCGAATAGGAGTTCAGCATCGATACCACGACCGGCATATCTGCCCCACCGATGGAGGCCACCAGATGCCAGCCAAACGCCAGCGCGATGATAGTCATCACCAGCAGCGCCAGAACCTGCACGCCCACGCTTTCGGTCTGCACGAAGATCAGCAGCAACACAAAGGATACGACCAGCGCCGCCAGGTTCAGCTTGTGACGGTTAGGCAACATCAGCGGTTTTGAGGAAATTTTGCCGCGCAGTTTGCCAAAGGCCACAATTGAACCGGTAAAGGTGACCGCACCGATGAAGATCCCAAGGAACACTTCGGTCAGGTGAATGTTTACCAGAATCGGCTCCATCCCCGGTTCGTGATACAGGTAGCTGTTGAAGCCCACCAGCACCGCCGCCAGCCCGACAAAGCTGTGCAGGATCGCCACCAGCTCTGGCATTTCGGTCATTTCAACGCGTTTTGCCAGGCGAATACCAATCGCCCCGCCGATGATCATCGCCACCAGGATCCACGCAACGTTGCCGGTATCCGGCCCGAAGATGGTGGCAATCAGCGCAATCGCCATCCCGGCGATACCAAAGTTATTTCCCTGTTGAGACGTTTCGTGTTTGGAAAGCCCCGCCAGACTGAAAATAAACAGGATTGCAGCAACAATGTATGCGGCTGTGACTAATCCTCCAGACATATGCTACCCCTTAGCCTTTACGAAACATTTTCAGCATGCGCTGAGTGACGGTGAAACCACCGAAAATATTGATACTGGCGATCAGCACCGCGATAAAGCTCAGGAAGCTGATCCAGCCGCCGTGACCAATCTGGAGTAATGCCCCCACCACGATGATCCCCGAGATGGCGTTGGTAACGGACATCAGCGGCGTATGCAGCGCATGGGAGACGTTCCACACCACGTAGTAACCCACCACGCAGGAGAGCGCGAAGACGGTGAAGTGGCCGAGGAACTCTTTCGGCGCAACGTCGGCCAGCCAGCCAAACAGAATAATCACCAGCGCCATGATCGCGTATTTGCGCCACGGCGAGGCCGGTTTCGCGGGCTCTACAGGCTCAGGCGCGGCTTTAGGGGCGGCCTGGGGCTGGGCGGAAACCTGAATCGGTGGTGCAGGCCAGGTGATTTCACCGTCGCGTACCACCGTGACGCCGCGCACCACCACATCGTCGAAATCAACGGTGATGTTGCCGTCTTTCTCTTTGCAGAGCAGCTTCAGCAGGTTGACGAGGTTGGTGCCGTAAAGCTGGGAAGACTGCGTTGGCAGACGGCCCGGCAGATCGGTATAGCCGATCACCTTCACGCCGTTGGCCGTGGTGATGACCTGATTCGGCACGGTGTATTCACAGTTCCCGCCGTTCTGCGCGGCCAGATCGACGATCACGCTGCCCGGGTTCATGCTGTCGACCATTTCACGGGTGATCAGCTTCGGTGCTGGTTTACCCGGGATCAGCGCGGTGGTGACGATAATATCGACCTCTTTCGCCTGCGCGGCAAAGAGCGCCATTTCCGCCTTGATAAAGGCTTCGGACATCACCTTCGCGTAGCCGTCACCGCTGCCCGCCTCTTCCTTGAAGTCCAGCTCAAGGAATTCGGCCCCCATACTTTGTACCTGTTCCTTCACTTCCGGGCGGGTATCAAACGCACGGACGATAGCGCCGAGGCTGTTGACTGCCCCGATTGCCGCCAGGCCCGCCACGCCCGCACCAATCACCATCACCTTCGCCGGAGGCACTTTGCCCGCGGCGGTGATCTGACCGGTAAAGAAGCGACCAAATTCGTGAGCGGCTTCGACGATCGCGCGGTATCCGGCGATATTGGCCATCGAACTTAAAGCATCCAGCGACTGCGCGCGTGAGATACGCGGCACAGAGTCCATCGCCATCACGGTCACGCCGCGTGCCGCCAGTTTCTCCATCAGTTCCGGATTCTGCGCAGGCCAGAGGAAGCTCACCAGCGTCGTGCCCGCGTTAAGCAGCTCGATCTCACTCTCTTCTGGCGCATTCACCTTGAGAATGATTGGTGATTGCCAGACTTCCGCGCTGTCTACGACTTCTGCGCCAGCCTGAATGAAGGCCTCGTCATCGAAACTTGCCAGCTTGCCCGCGCCGCGTTCAACCGCGACGGTAAAACCCAGTTTAAGCAGCTGCTCCACCGTCTTCGGCGTTGCCGCTACGCGGGTCTCATTGGCTAACCGTTCTTTTGGTACCCCAATACGCATAGTTTTCCCTTCCATCGGTTATTGATGATGGTTTGTCGATAAATGACCGCGGCTTGTATCATTTTCGCCACCGACATAGCGGCGAAAAATGAATCACCCCGGAAAATAAAACAGTAACAAACTTTCTATAACCTACTGAAAATAGCGCCTGTGATCTACCGCCATAAAACACTATTTCTTATTTTATCTGTCAAAAATAAGCGATCGGCGTCACTGACAGGGATATTTACCTTAAATTCATCGCGAAGACCGATAAATCGCGCAAGCGAGGCGGTAAAAACATGATATAGCGCCATATGAGAACAACTTATTAACATTAAATTAACTTGTAAAAGTCATATGCTTCATCAGTTTTGCTTGTCAAACGTCTGTTTTTTCAACATATCACTAAATGCTATCGAATTGGGTCACGCCGTGAGCACAGGCTGTGAAAAATGGCGCAGACAGCGACGGGTTTTAAATGCCATAATCGGGACCGTCTCAAATTAACAACAATACCAGTACATGGTTTGCGCAAGGCGAAGGATTATTTTTATGAAGCTTAAGAACACACTCCTGGCGTCCGCACTTCTTTCTGCGACCGCCCTGTCTGCGAATGCCGCGACAGAGTTAACGCCGGAGCAAGCGGCAGCGTTAAAACCTTTTGACCAGACGGTCATTGTGGGTCGTTACAACTCCATTGGCGACGCCGTTGCCGCCGCATCAAAAGCCGCCGATAAAAAAGGCGCAGCCTCGTTTTACGTCCTTGATCAATCCGATCAGGGCAACAGCGGCAACCAGCGCGTGACCATTGCGCTGTTCAAAGAAAATGCCCCGAAAGCGGACGCGCCGACAAACCGCGTCATTAACGGTATCGTAGAACTGCCAAAAGATCAGGCGATTGAGCTTGAGCCTTACGACACCGTTACCGTTCAGGGCTTCTATCGCAGCCAGCCTGAGGTGAATGATGTCATCACCAAAGCGGCGAAAGCGAAAGGGGCTTACGCGTTCTACATCGTGCGTCAGGTCGATGCAAACCAGGGCGGCAACCAGCGCATCACCGCATTCATCTATAAACAAGATGCGAAAAAACGCGTACTGCAAAGCCCGGATGCCATCCCTGCTGATTCTGACGCTGGTCGCGCAGCACTGGCGAAAGGCGGAGAAGAGGCGAAGAAAGTCGAAATACCGGGCGTTGCTACCTCTGCAGCCCCAAGCGCTGAAGTGGGTCGTTTCTTTGAAACGCAGACCACTAAAGGTGGACGTTACGCTGTCACGCTGCCGGATGGAACAAAAATTGAAGAGCTGAACAACGCCACTGCTGCACAGATGGTGCCGTTCGACAGCGTCAAATTCACCGGCAACTACGGCAACATGACGGAAGTCTCTTATCAGGTGGCGAAGCGTGCCGCGAAGAAAGGGGCCAAGTATTACCACATCACCCGCCAGTGGCAGGAACGTGGTAACAACGTCACCATCAGCGCCGACCTGTACAAGTAAGTAAAGGGTTTAGCAAAGGCGGCGCTGGCCGCCTTTTTTGTTACTTTTTTTCGAATTTCTGCCGCACATCATTGCATGCATTCGTGACACTCCGTAAAATCCCGCGCCTTAGTGTGATCCACCATTTTTATGCGCCTTAGCGAAATAATTATTCTGGATTTGGACCTTTCATAACAGGAAGCCAATGGAAAAGAAACTTGGCCTGAGTGCTTTAACTGCACTCGTATTGAGCTCAATGCTGGGCGCGGGCGTATTCAGTTTGCCGCAGAATATGGCGGCAGTCGCAGGCCCTGCGGCACTGTTGATTGGCTGGGGCATCACCGGGGTCGGGATATTATTGCTGGCCTTTGCCATGCTGTTGCTGACGCGTATCCGACCGGACCTGGACGGTGGGATATTCACCTATGCACGCGAAGGCTTCGGGGAGCTGATTGGCTTCTGTTCCGCATGGGGTTACTGGCTTTGTGCGGTCATCGCTAACGTCTCCTATCTGGTGATCGTCTTCTCTGCCCTCAGTTTCTTTACCGATACTCCAGAACTGCGTCTGTTCGGCGACGGGAACACCTGGCAATCCATTGTCGGTGCCTCGGTCCTGCTGTGGGTGGTCCACTGGCTGGTACTGCGCGGCGTCCAGACCGCGGCCAGCATCAACCTGGTCGCGACGCTGGCGAAGCTGGTGCCGCTAGGCCTGTTTGTTGTCCTGGCGTTTATCGCGTTTCGTCTTGACGTTTTCACGCTCGATTTCTCCGGCGTTGCGCTCGGCGTACCCGTCTGGGAGCAGGTGAAAAACACCATGCTGATTACCCTGTGGGTGTTTATCGGTGTTGAAGGTGCGGTGGTGGTCTCTGCGCGGGCGCGTAACAAGCGCGATGTTGGCCGTGCTACCCTGCTGGCCGTACTGGCGGCGTTGGGCGTCTATCTTCTTGTAACGCTTCTGTCGCTTGGCGTGGTTGCTCGCCCGGAACTGGCCGGGATGCGTAATCCGTCGATGGCGGGCCTGATGGTCAAAATGCTTGGTCCATGGGGTGATGTGGTCATCGCAGCCGGGCTGATTGTCTCGGTCTGCGGGGCATATTTGAGCTGGACGATTATGGCGGCAGAAGTGCCATTCCTGGCCGCAACGCACAAAGCGTTCCCGCGTCTTTTTGCCCGCCAGAATAAGAACAATGCGCCATCGGCATCGCTTTGGCTGACAAACATCAGCGTGCAGGTCTGTCTGGTGCTGATCTGGCTCACAGGTTCAGACTATAACACCCTGCTGACCATCGCCTCTGAAATGATTCTGGTACCCTATTTCTTAGTGGGTGCGTATTTGTTGAAAATTGCCAGCCGTCCGGCTCACTATGCGGTAGGTGTCGGAGCCTGTCTCTACGGCCTGTGGCTGTTGTATGCTTCCGGTCCTATGCACCTGCTGCTGTCGGTGGTGCTGTATGCGCCGGGTCTGCTGGTGTTTATCTACGCGCGTCGTACCCATCAGCTTGATAATGCGCTCAAACGCCGCGAGATGGTGCTGATCGGGCTGCTGTTAATGGCTGCCGTACCGGCAACGTGGATGTTAATGGGATAACGCTGTTTGTCCCG
This region of Enterobacter cancerogenus genomic DNA includes:
- the uspE gene encoding universal stress protein UspE → MAKYQNMLVAIDPNQDDQPALRRAVYLHQRIGGKIKAFLPIYDFSYEMTTLLSPDERTAMRQGVIGQRTAWIREQAKYYLDAGVPIDIKVVWHNRPFEAIIQEVIAGGHDLLLKMTHQHDKLESVIFTPTDWHLLRKCPCPVWMVKDQPWPEGGKAVVAVNLASEEDYHNSLNEKLVKETLHLAEQVNHTEVHLVGAYPVTPINIAIELPEFDPSVYNDAIRGQHLLAMKALRQKFSIDEKMTHVEKGLPEEVIPDLAEHLQAGIVVLGTIGRTGISAAFLGNTAEQVIDHLRCDLLVIKPDEYQTPVELDDEEDD
- a CDS encoding amino acid permease; amino-acid sequence: MEKKLGLSALTALVLSSMLGAGVFSLPQNMAAVAGPAALLIGWGITGVGILLLAFAMLLLTRIRPDLDGGIFTYAREGFGELIGFCSAWGYWLCAVIANVSYLVIVFSALSFFTDTPELRLFGDGNTWQSIVGASVLLWVVHWLVLRGVQTAASINLVATLAKLVPLGLFVVLAFIAFRLDVFTLDFSGVALGVPVWEQVKNTMLITLWVFIGVEGAVVVSARARNKRDVGRATLLAVLAALGVYLLVTLLSLGVVARPELAGMRNPSMAGLMVKMLGPWGDVVIAAGLIVSVCGAYLSWTIMAAEVPFLAATHKAFPRLFARQNKNNAPSASLWLTNISVQVCLVLIWLTGSDYNTLLTIASEMILVPYFLVGAYLLKIASRPAHYAVGVGACLYGLWLLYASGPMHLLLSVVLYAPGLLVFIYARRTHQLDNALKRREMVLIGLLLMAAVPATWMLMG
- the ydgH gene encoding DUF1471 family protein YdgH: MKLKNTLLASALLSATALSANAATELTPEQAAALKPFDQTVIVGRYNSIGDAVAAASKAADKKGAASFYVLDQSDQGNSGNQRVTIALFKENAPKADAPTNRVINGIVELPKDQAIELEPYDTVTVQGFYRSQPEVNDVITKAAKAKGAYAFYIVRQVDANQGGNQRITAFIYKQDAKKRVLQSPDAIPADSDAGRAALAKGGEEAKKVEIPGVATSAAPSAEVGRFFETQTTKGGRYAVTLPDGTKIEELNNATAAQMVPFDSVKFTGNYGNMTEVSYQVAKRAAKKGAKYYHITRQWQERGNNVTISADLYK
- a CDS encoding mechanosensitive ion channel family protein — protein: MRFLSRFDIIELMMTPSFWIGVATVVFVTLLVYWLLTRLIAFVKKGITTWGDKHPTTNRMRFILTDMLNRTSRILLFIVALLFSLRFIDLPDHLFGTVSHAWFLVFAIQVALWMDQGVVSWLHHVMLAPGSHKNPVTLVITGLILRAIVWSVMLLSILANAGVNITALVASLGVGGIAIALAVQTILSDVFASLSIGFDKPFEIGDFVVFNDVAGTVEHIGLKTTRIRSLSGEQIVCGNAILLQQTLHNYKRMQTRRIVFTFGVASDTAPDKLRSVGEMVKQIITDVGETKFDRAHFLGFDRDRLTFEVVHIVDTADYNKYMDIQQEINIRILEGLNQQEIELALPSMVLHAPWMDAVDEAPAQRLSEA
- the pntB gene encoding Re/Si-specific NAD(P)(+) transhydrogenase subunit beta — its product is MSGGLVTAAYIVAAILFIFSLAGLSKHETSQQGNNFGIAGMAIALIATIFGPDTGNVAWILVAMIIGGAIGIRLAKRVEMTEMPELVAILHSFVGLAAVLVGFNSYLYHEPGMEPILVNIHLTEVFLGIFIGAVTFTGSIVAFGKLRGKISSKPLMLPNRHKLNLAALVVSFVLLLIFVQTESVGVQVLALLVMTIIALAFGWHLVASIGGADMPVVVSMLNSYSGWAAAAAGFMLSNDLLIVTGALVGSSGAILSYIMCKAMNRSFISVIAGGFGTDGSSTGSDEEVGEHREISAEDTAEMLKNAHSVIITPGYGMAVAQAQYPVAEITERLRARGIKVRFGIHPVAGRLPGHMNVLLAEAKVPYDIVLEMDEINDDFADTDTVLVIGANDTVNPAAQDDPRSPIAGMPVLEVWKAQNVIVFKRSMNTGYAGVQNPLFFKENTHMLFGDAKASVDAILKAL
- the pntA gene encoding Re/Si-specific NAD(P)(+) transhydrogenase subunit alpha, encoding MRIGVPKERLANETRVAATPKTVEQLLKLGFTVAVERGAGKLASFDDEAFIQAGAEVVDSAEVWQSPIILKVNAPEESEIELLNAGTTLVSFLWPAQNPELMEKLAARGVTVMAMDSVPRISRAQSLDALSSMANIAGYRAIVEAAHEFGRFFTGQITAAGKVPPAKVMVIGAGVAGLAAIGAVNSLGAIVRAFDTRPEVKEQVQSMGAEFLELDFKEEAGSGDGYAKVMSEAFIKAEMALFAAQAKEVDIIVTTALIPGKPAPKLITREMVDSMNPGSVIVDLAAQNGGNCEYTVPNQVITTANGVKVIGYTDLPGRLPTQSSQLYGTNLVNLLKLLCKEKDGNITVDFDDVVVRGVTVVRDGEITWPAPPIQVSAQPQAAPKAAPEPVEPAKPASPWRKYAIMALVIILFGWLADVAPKEFLGHFTVFALSCVVGYYVVWNVSHALHTPLMSVTNAISGIIVVGALLQIGHGGWISFLSFIAVLIASINIFGGFTVTQRMLKMFRKG
- the ogt gene encoding methylated-DNA--[protein]-cysteine S-methyltransferase, giving the protein MLRLLEDKIATPLGPLWVITDEQYHLRAVEWEEHSDRMEALLNIHYRAQGYERVSATNPGGLSDKLTAWFEGELDIINDLPTATGGTPFQREVWQALRTIPCGQVMHYGQLAEQLGRAGAARAVGAANGSNPVSIVVPCHRVIGRNGTMTGYAGGVQRKEWLLRHEGYLLL
- the fnr gene encoding fumarate/nitrate reduction transcriptional regulator Fnr, coding for MIPEKRIIRRIQSGGCAIHCQDCSISQLCIPFTLNEHELDQLDNIIERKKPIQKGQTLFKAGDELKSLYAIRSGTIKSYTITEQGDEQITGFHLAGDLVGFDAIGTGHHPSFAQALETSMVCEIPFETLDDLSGKMPNLRQQMMRLMSGEIKGDQDMILLLSKKNAEERLAAFIYNLSRRFAERGFSPREFRLTMTRGDIGNYLGLTVETISRLLGRFQKSGMLAVKGKYITIENGEALAVLAGHARNVA
- the smrA gene encoding DNA endonuclease SmrA, producing the protein MNPEDKSLFLDAMEDVQPLKRCADIHWQANRNTRERQDIDTEQLDKFLTLGFLELLPLEEPLAFKRDGVQQGVIEKLRAGKYSRQASLTLLRQPVERCRQMLYSFIRQAGRDGLRNLIIIHGKGREQNAHPNVVRSYLARWLTEFDDVQAFCEAQPHHGGSGACYVSLRKSDEAKHENWERHAKRSR